The Streptomyces kanamyceticus genome window below encodes:
- the sucC gene encoding ADP-forming succinate--CoA ligase subunit beta: MDLFEYQARDLFAKHGVPVLAGEVIDTPEAAREATERLGGKSVVKAQVKVGGRGKAGGVKLAADPDEAVARATDILGMDIKGHTVHKVMIAELSPEIEAEYYVSYLLDRTNRTFLAMASVQGGMDIEEVAEKTPEALAKVPVNAVDGVNIEKAREIVALAKFPAEVAEGVAEAMVTLWDTFVAEDALLVEVNPLVKTKDGRILALDGKVSLDENADFRQPDHEALEDKDAANPLEAAAKAKNLNYVKLDGEVGIIGNGAGLVMSTLDVVAYAGENHGGVKPANFLDIGGGASAEVMANGLEIILGDSDVKSVFVNVFGGITACDEVANGIVQALELLASKGEKVEKPLVVRLDGNNAELGRKILSDANHPLVQRVDTMDGAADKAAELAAAK, translated from the coding sequence GTGGACCTGTTCGAGTACCAGGCGAGGGACCTCTTCGCCAAGCACGGTGTACCGGTGCTGGCCGGTGAAGTCATCGACACGCCTGAGGCGGCGCGCGAGGCCACCGAGCGACTGGGCGGCAAGTCGGTCGTCAAGGCACAGGTGAAGGTCGGTGGCCGCGGCAAGGCCGGCGGCGTGAAGCTGGCCGCCGACCCGGACGAGGCCGTCGCTCGTGCGACGGACATTCTCGGGATGGACATCAAGGGCCACACGGTCCACAAGGTGATGATCGCCGAGCTGTCCCCGGAGATCGAGGCGGAGTACTACGTCTCGTACCTCCTGGACCGCACCAACCGCACCTTCCTGGCCATGGCGTCGGTGCAGGGCGGCATGGACATCGAGGAGGTCGCGGAGAAGACCCCCGAGGCCCTCGCGAAGGTCCCGGTCAACGCCGTCGACGGCGTGAACATCGAGAAGGCCCGCGAGATCGTGGCCCTGGCGAAGTTCCCGGCCGAGGTGGCCGAGGGCGTGGCCGAGGCGATGGTGACCCTGTGGGACACCTTCGTCGCCGAGGACGCGCTCCTCGTCGAGGTCAACCCGCTGGTGAAGACCAAGGACGGTCGCATCCTGGCCCTGGACGGCAAGGTCTCGCTCGACGAGAACGCCGACTTCCGCCAGCCCGACCACGAGGCCCTCGAGGACAAGGACGCAGCCAACCCGCTCGAGGCTGCCGCCAAGGCCAAGAACCTCAACTACGTCAAGCTCGACGGCGAGGTCGGCATCATCGGTAACGGTGCCGGTCTGGTCATGTCGACCCTGGACGTCGTCGCGTACGCCGGTGAGAACCACGGTGGCGTGAAGCCCGCCAACTTCCTCGACATCGGTGGCGGCGCCTCCGCGGAGGTCATGGCGAACGGCCTGGAGATCATCCTCGGCGACTCGGACGTCAAGTCCGTCTTCGTCAACGTCTTCGGTGGCATCACCGCGTGCGACGAGGTCGCCAACGGCATCGTGCAGGCTCTCGAGCTGCTCGCCTCGAAGGGTGAGAAGGTCGAGAAGCCGCTGGTCGTGCGCCTCGACGGCAACAACGCGGAGCTGGGTCGCAAGATCCTGAGCGACGCCAACCACCCGCTCGTGCAGCGTGTGGACACCATGGACGGCGCGGCCGACAAGGCCGCCGAGCTCGCGGCCGCGAAGTAA
- a CDS encoding VWA domain-containing protein: MSGVVDERLRRWRLVLGGGDADGTGCGLAGQDAAMDGALTALYGGGDAKDARGRERSAGLGGSAPSVARWLGDIRTYFPSSVVQVMQRDAIDRLGLSTLLLEPEMLEAVDADVHLVGTLLSLNKAMPETTKETARAVVRKVVEDLEKRLETRTRATLTGALDRSARVSRPRHHDIDWNRTIAANLKNYLPEHGTIVPERLIGYGRASQSVKKEVILCIDQSGSMAASVVYASVFGAVLGSMRSLNTRLVVFDTNVVDLTDQLDDPVDVLFGTQLGGGTDINRALAYCQSQITRPADTIVVLISDLYEGGIRDEMLKRVAAMKASGVQFVTLLALSDEGTPAYDREHAAALAALDAPAFACTPDLFPDVMAAAIERRPLPIPDTTAGNRT, from the coding sequence ATGAGCGGAGTGGTGGACGAGCGGTTGCGGCGGTGGCGGCTTGTGCTTGGTGGGGGTGACGCGGACGGCACCGGGTGCGGGCTCGCCGGGCAGGACGCGGCGATGGACGGTGCGCTCACCGCGCTGTACGGGGGAGGGGACGCCAAGGACGCCCGGGGGCGGGAACGTTCGGCGGGGCTCGGGGGATCCGCGCCGTCCGTGGCGCGCTGGCTCGGGGACATCCGGACGTACTTCCCCTCGTCCGTCGTCCAGGTCATGCAGCGCGACGCCATCGACAGGCTCGGGCTCTCCACGCTGCTCCTCGAACCCGAGATGCTGGAGGCCGTCGACGCCGACGTGCACCTGGTCGGGACGCTGCTCTCGCTCAACAAGGCCATGCCCGAGACCACCAAGGAGACCGCGCGTGCCGTCGTGCGCAAGGTCGTCGAGGACCTGGAGAAGCGGCTCGAGACGCGGACCCGCGCCACGCTCACCGGCGCCCTCGACCGCAGCGCGCGGGTCAGCAGACCCCGGCACCACGACATCGACTGGAACCGCACGATCGCGGCCAACCTCAAGAACTACCTGCCGGAGCACGGCACGATCGTCCCCGAGCGCCTGATCGGGTACGGGCGGGCGTCCCAGTCGGTGAAGAAGGAGGTCATCCTCTGCATCGACCAGTCGGGGTCGATGGCCGCGTCCGTCGTCTACGCCTCGGTGTTCGGCGCCGTGCTCGGTTCCATGCGGTCGCTCAACACGCGGCTCGTCGTCTTCGACACGAACGTCGTCGACCTGACCGACCAGCTCGACGACCCCGTGGACGTGCTGTTCGGTACGCAGTTGGGGGGCGGGACCGACATCAACCGGGCGCTCGCGTACTGCCAGTCGCAGATCACCCGGCCCGCGGACACGATCGTCGTCCTGATCAGCGATCTCTACGAAGGGGGCATACGCGACGAGATGCTGAAGCGCGTCGCGGCGATGAAGGCGTCCGGGGTGCAGTTCGTGACGCTGCTCGCGCTCTCCGACGAGGGGACACCCGCGTACGACCGGGAGCACGCGGCGGCGCTCGCCGCCCTCGACGCACCGGCCTTCGCCTGCACACCGGACCTCTTCCCCGACGTGATGGCCGCGGCGATCGAAAGGCGCCCACTTCCCATACCGGATACGACAGCGGGGAACCGGACATGA
- the sucD gene encoding succinate--CoA ligase subunit alpha: MAIFLNKDSKVIVQGMTGATGMKHTKLMLGDGTNIVGGVNPRKAGTKVDFDGTEVPVFGSVKEAMEATGANVSVLFVPPAFSKAAVVEAIDAEIPLAVVITEGIAVHDSAAFWAYAKSKGNKTRIIGPNCPGLITPGQSNAGIIPGDITKPGRIGLVSKSGTLTYQMMYELRDIGFSSAVGIGGDPVIGTTHIDALEAFEADPDTDLIVMIGEIGGDAEERAADYIKANVTKPVVGYVAGFTAPEGKTMGHAGAIVSGSSGTAQAKKEALEAAGVKVGKTPTETAKLARAILAG, translated from the coding sequence ATGGCTATCTTCCTCAACAAGGACAGCAAGGTCATCGTCCAGGGCATGACCGGTGCCACGGGCATGAAGCACACCAAGCTCATGCTCGGTGACGGCACCAACATCGTCGGCGGCGTGAACCCGCGCAAGGCGGGCACGAAGGTCGACTTCGACGGCACCGAGGTACCGGTCTTCGGCTCGGTCAAGGAGGCCATGGAGGCCACGGGCGCCAACGTGTCCGTCCTCTTCGTGCCCCCGGCCTTCTCCAAGGCCGCCGTCGTCGAGGCGATCGACGCCGAGATCCCCCTCGCCGTCGTCATCACCGAGGGCATCGCCGTCCACGACTCCGCCGCCTTCTGGGCGTACGCGAAGTCGAAGGGCAACAAGACCCGCATCATCGGCCCGAACTGCCCGGGTCTGATCACGCCGGGTCAGTCGAACGCGGGCATCATCCCGGGCGACATCACGAAGCCGGGCCGCATCGGCCTGGTCTCGAAGTCCGGCACGCTGACGTACCAGATGATGTACGAGCTCCGTGACATCGGCTTCTCCTCGGCCGTCGGCATCGGTGGCGACCCGGTCATCGGCACGACGCACATCGACGCGCTCGAGGCCTTCGAGGCCGACCCCGACACCGACCTGATCGTCATGATCGGCGAGATCGGCGGCGACGCGGAGGAGCGCGCGGCGGACTACATCAAGGCCAACGTGACGAAGCCGGTCGTCGGCTACGTCGCGGGCTTCACCGCGCCCGAGGGCAAGACCATGGGCCACGCCGGTGCCATCGTCTCCGGCTCCTCCGGCACGGCGCAGGCGAAGAAGGAAGCGCTTGAGGCCGCTGGCGTGAAGGTCGGCAAGACGCCTACCGAGACGGCGAAGCTCGCGCGCGCCATCCTGGCGGGCTGA
- a CDS encoding cell division protein PerM, with protein MNRTTDPSASPPPVKPQLQPKSLPLTERAGDRSPGLATCVVGGAVAAGLGLGSFAVLVMVLWISSPYPDSGPGGALHVAAALWLLAHGTELIRTDTLSGVPAPVGVTPLLLVVLPGWLVHRAARDAAAPEGRGHAVRTAWCGVVTGYLLVGAAATLYSAGGELSASWVGAAVHLPVLVVVAAGFGVWTAHGRPRGPLPVSLRRALTALPGGVRALFVRGFFVRRRALALARAGAAATLVLVGGGALLVAVSLVLHAGPMRESFAQVTDVWSGRFAVLLLALALVPNAAVWGAAYGLGPGFALGTGTVAGPLSVGAGPLLPPFPLLAAVPPEGPGSPLTWTAAAVPVAAGLMVAWCTVRVAAPAFGERDEAWSRGRTAAGAAAAAAVCGAATAVLGALAGGPMGTAVLADFGPVWWQTGAAALGWSALVGVPGALALRAWRLREPKPAAPKGSVADGPVESVEPVGEGLAGAPSLRRRLLRLPRFARVRVPMPRVRMSVRVPKVRLPWPGRRTPADASPAEPAAPAPVSFELYDFADTGTGTDAPAPSWHDESQREARWRALKEASGVLPEEPEREGPAHPGSG; from the coding sequence GTGAACCGAACGACCGACCCCAGCGCCTCGCCGCCGCCCGTGAAGCCGCAGCTACAGCCGAAGTCGCTGCCGCTGACCGAACGGGCGGGTGACCGTTCGCCAGGTCTTGCCACCTGTGTCGTCGGCGGGGCCGTCGCCGCGGGGCTCGGGCTCGGCTCGTTCGCCGTCCTCGTGATGGTGCTGTGGATCAGCTCGCCCTACCCGGACAGCGGGCCCGGCGGCGCCCTGCACGTGGCGGCGGCGCTCTGGCTGCTCGCCCACGGCACCGAGCTGATCAGGACGGACACGCTCTCCGGGGTGCCCGCGCCGGTCGGCGTCACGCCGCTGCTGCTCGTCGTCCTGCCCGGCTGGCTCGTGCACCGGGCGGCCAGGGACGCGGCGGCCCCCGAGGGGCGCGGGCACGCGGTGCGCACCGCGTGGTGCGGGGTGGTCACCGGCTATCTGCTGGTCGGCGCGGCCGCGACGCTCTACTCGGCGGGCGGTGAGCTGAGCGCGTCCTGGGTCGGCGCCGCCGTGCACCTGCCGGTGCTCGTGGTGGTCGCGGCCGGGTTCGGGGTGTGGACGGCGCACGGCCGTCCGCGCGGGCCGCTACCGGTATCGCTGCGGCGGGCGCTGACCGCGCTGCCCGGCGGGGTGCGGGCGCTCTTCGTACGCGGCTTCTTCGTGCGCAGGCGGGCACTGGCCCTCGCGCGGGCAGGGGCGGCGGCGACGCTGGTGCTCGTCGGCGGCGGTGCGCTGCTCGTCGCGGTCTCCCTGGTGCTGCACGCGGGCCCGATGCGGGAGTCGTTCGCGCAGGTCACGGACGTGTGGTCGGGGCGGTTCGCGGTGCTTCTGCTCGCCCTCGCGCTGGTGCCCAACGCCGCGGTGTGGGGCGCCGCCTACGGACTCGGCCCCGGCTTCGCCCTGGGCACGGGGACGGTGGCGGGTCCGCTGTCCGTGGGCGCGGGGCCGCTGCTCCCGCCGTTCCCGCTGCTCGCCGCGGTGCCTCCGGAGGGGCCGGGATCGCCGCTGACCTGGACCGCCGCCGCGGTGCCCGTGGCGGCAGGGCTCATGGTCGCGTGGTGCACGGTACGGGTGGCGGCCCCGGCCTTCGGCGAGCGGGACGAGGCGTGGTCGCGGGGCCGGACGGCCGCGGGCGCGGCGGCGGCCGCGGCCGTGTGCGGTGCGGCGACGGCGGTGCTCGGCGCGCTCGCGGGCGGGCCGATGGGCACGGCCGTGCTCGCCGACTTCGGGCCCGTGTGGTGGCAGACGGGGGCGGCGGCGCTCGGCTGGTCGGCGTTGGTCGGGGTGCCGGGGGCGCTGGCGCTGCGGGCGTGGCGGCTGCGGGAGCCCAAGCCTGCGGCGCCGAAGGGGTCCGTGGCGGACGGGCCCGTGGAGTCCGTGGAGCCCGTGGGGGAGGGGCTCGCGGGGGCGCCTTCACTGCGGCGGCGTCTTCTGCGTCTTCCTCGTTTCGCGCGGGTTCGGGTACCGATGCCTCGCGTACGGATGAGTGTGCGGGTGCCGAAGGTCCGGCTGCCGTGGCCAGGCCGTCGCACCCCCGCGGACGCCTCGCCCGCCGAGCCCGCCGCACCGGCTCCGGTGAGCTTCGAGCTGTACGACTTCGCGGATACCGGTACTGGTACCGACGCCCCCGCGCCTTCCTGGCACGACGAGTCCCAACGCGAGGCCCGCTGGCGCGCCTTGAAGGAAGCGTCGGGAGTCCTTCCGGAGGAGCCGGAACGCGAAGGGCCCGCCCACCCCGGCTCGGGGTGA
- a CDS encoding ATP-binding protein — protein MTVSVDSTTSATANGPVSATVSTTDSVPDSATGSVSGAEVLRPHAEHAFADELAALDAQDDRPRPARWKLSPWAVATYLLGGTLPDGTVITPKYVGPRRIVEVAVTTLATDRALLLLGVPGTAKTWVSEHLAAAVSGDSTLLVQGTAGTPEEAIRYGWNYAQLLAHGPSRDALVPSPVMRAMSEGMTARVEELTRIPADVQDTLITILSEKTLPIPELGQEVQGVRGFNLIATANDRDRGVNDLSSALRRRFNTVVLPLPQSAEAEVDIVARRVDQLGRSLELPTGPEGFDEIRRVVTVFRELRDGVTTDGRTKVKSPSGTLSTAEAISVVTNGLALAAHFGDGVLRPGDVAAGILGAVVRDPAADRVIWQEYLEAVVRERDGWKDFYRACREVSA, from the coding sequence ATGACCGTTTCCGTCGACTCGACGACGTCCGCGACCGCGAACGGGCCCGTGTCCGCAACCGTGTCCACGACCGATTCCGTGCCCGATTCCGCGACCGGTTCCGTGAGCGGCGCGGAGGTTCTGCGGCCGCATGCCGAGCACGCGTTCGCCGACGAACTCGCCGCGCTCGACGCGCAGGACGACCGGCCCCGTCCCGCCCGGTGGAAGCTCTCGCCGTGGGCCGTCGCGACGTACCTGCTCGGCGGCACGCTGCCCGACGGGACCGTGATCACGCCGAAGTACGTGGGGCCGCGGCGCATCGTCGAGGTCGCCGTCACCACGCTCGCCACCGACCGCGCCCTGCTCCTGCTCGGCGTGCCCGGCACCGCCAAGACCTGGGTGTCCGAGCATCTGGCCGCCGCGGTCAGCGGGGACTCGACCCTGCTCGTGCAGGGCACGGCGGGTACCCCCGAGGAGGCCATCCGGTACGGCTGGAACTACGCGCAGCTGCTCGCGCACGGGCCCAGTCGAGACGCGCTCGTGCCCAGCCCCGTCATGCGCGCGATGTCCGAGGGCATGACGGCGCGGGTCGAGGAGCTGACCCGCATCCCCGCCGATGTGCAGGACACGCTGATCACGATCCTGTCGGAGAAGACCCTGCCGATCCCGGAGCTCGGGCAGGAGGTGCAGGGCGTACGCGGCTTCAACCTCATCGCCACCGCCAACGACAGGGACCGCGGCGTCAACGACCTGTCGAGCGCGCTGCGCCGCCGGTTCAACACCGTCGTCCTGCCGTTGCCGCAGAGCGCGGAGGCCGAGGTCGACATCGTCGCGCGCCGCGTCGACCAGCTGGGCCGCTCGCTCGAACTGCCCACGGGGCCCGAGGGTTTCGACGAGATACGACGCGTCGTCACCGTCTTCCGCGAGCTGCGCGACGGCGTCACCACCGATGGGCGTACCAAGGTGAAGTCGCCCAGCGGCACGCTGTCGACCGCCGAGGCGATCTCCGTCGTCACCAACGGACTCGCGCTCGCGGCCCACTTCGGAGACGGCGTGCTGCGTCCCGGTGACGTCGCGGCCGGCATCCTCGGCGCCGTCGTGCGCGACCCGGCGGCGGACCGCGTGATCTGGCAGGAGTACCTCGAAGCGGTCGTGCGCGAGCGCGACGGCTGGAAGGACTTCTACCGCGCCTGCCGCGAGGTGAGCGCATGA
- a CDS encoding DUF5682 family protein — protein MTTAREPLLLGVRHHGPGSARAVRAALDEGSPEVVLVEGPPEADALVALAADEGMRPPVALLAHVVDEPGRSAFWPLAEFSPEWVAIRWALGQGVPVRFIDLPAAHSLALRAEEEREGEREGEAESKGEREGGAEGRGDVRIDPIAVLAETAGYDDPERWWEDVVEHRGPVGDAFAPFEALGDAMTALRETYGDGGHARDLVREAYMRIQVRAARKEFGAGGVAVVCGAWHVPALRRKVTVAADRALLKGLPKVKAEMTWVPWTHRRLARTSGYGAGITSPGWYGHLFGTPDRPVERWMTKVAGLLRAEDRLVSSAHVIEAVRLADTLAAMRGRPLAGLTEATDAVRAVMCEGSDVPLGLVHDKLVVGDVLGEVPDAAPAVPLQRDLTRIQRTLRLKPEALERQLELDLRKETDAARSTLLHRLRLLGIGWGDPAVSRGSTGTFRETWRLRWDPELSVRVAEAGVWGTTVLGAATGRASADAVEAVALADVTALAERCLLAELPDALPVVMRVLADRAALDTDVGHLAQALPALVRSLRYGDVRGTGAGGLGAVALGLAERVFVGLPPACAGLDADAALAMRGHVDAVHQAVGLLGELASPSDTGPAGGAAGAASAAGGAQGIRVRWYSVLRKLARREAVAGVVRGRCVRLLLDGGELGDEDVARLMGLALSRGSAPAEGAAWIEGFVGGASGGGMLLVHDERLLGLVDDWLSGVSDDAFTDVLPLLRRTFSAYEPGVRRTLGELVRRGPGGGAGAVASGAGGIPGFDPELDAARADAVLAVVELLLGGGARGGAGAGEGRLSRAGRGGREADGIGAGGNRAGSSEVGGTGRDGSGAGGGVDGHSDLAGVGR, from the coding sequence ATGACGACGGCGCGGGAGCCGCTGCTGCTTGGGGTGCGGCATCACGGGCCGGGATCCGCGCGTGCGGTGCGGGCCGCGCTCGACGAGGGGAGCCCCGAGGTCGTCCTCGTCGAGGGACCGCCCGAGGCCGACGCCCTGGTGGCGCTCGCCGCCGACGAGGGGATGCGGCCGCCGGTCGCGCTGCTCGCGCATGTGGTGGACGAGCCCGGCCGTTCGGCGTTCTGGCCGCTCGCGGAGTTCTCTCCGGAGTGGGTGGCCATCCGGTGGGCCCTCGGGCAGGGCGTGCCGGTGCGGTTCATCGACCTTCCCGCGGCGCACTCGCTCGCCTTGCGCGCCGAGGAGGAGCGCGAGGGTGAGCGGGAGGGGGAGGCTGAGAGCAAGGGGGAGCGCGAAGGGGGCGCGGAGGGGCGGGGTGACGTGCGGATCGATCCCATCGCCGTGCTCGCCGAGACCGCCGGGTACGACGATCCCGAGCGCTGGTGGGAGGACGTCGTCGAGCACCGGGGGCCCGTCGGCGACGCGTTCGCACCGTTCGAGGCGCTGGGCGACGCCATGACGGCGCTGCGCGAGACGTACGGGGACGGCGGGCACGCGCGCGACCTGGTGCGCGAGGCCTATATGCGGATCCAAGTGCGCGCGGCGCGGAAGGAGTTCGGGGCGGGCGGGGTCGCCGTGGTGTGCGGCGCCTGGCACGTTCCCGCGCTGCGGCGGAAGGTCACGGTGGCCGCCGACCGGGCGCTCCTCAAGGGGCTGCCCAAGGTGAAGGCCGAGATGACGTGGGTGCCCTGGACGCATCGCAGGCTCGCCCGCACCAGTGGGTACGGCGCGGGAATCACGTCACCAGGGTGGTACGGGCATCTGTTCGGCACCCCCGACCGGCCCGTCGAGCGCTGGATGACGAAGGTCGCGGGGCTGCTGCGCGCCGAGGACAGGCTGGTGTCGTCCGCGCACGTCATCGAGGCGGTACGGCTCGCCGACACGCTCGCCGCGATGCGCGGGCGGCCGCTGGCCGGGCTCACCGAGGCGACCGATGCCGTACGGGCGGTGATGTGCGAGGGCTCCGACGTACCGCTCGGGCTCGTGCACGACAAGCTCGTCGTCGGGGACGTGCTGGGGGAGGTGCCCGATGCGGCGCCCGCCGTGCCGCTGCAGCGCGACCTCACGCGGATACAGCGCACGTTGCGGCTCAAACCGGAGGCGCTGGAGCGGCAGTTGGAGCTCGACCTGCGCAAGGAGACCGACGCCGCGCGCAGCACCCTGCTGCACCGGCTCCGGCTGCTCGGCATCGGCTGGGGCGATCCGGCCGTGTCCCGGGGGAGCACGGGCACGTTCCGGGAGACCTGGCGGCTGCGCTGGGATCCTGAGCTCTCCGTGCGGGTCGCGGAGGCGGGGGTGTGGGGGACCACGGTGCTCGGCGCGGCCACGGGCAGGGCGTCGGCCGACGCGGTCGAGGCGGTCGCCCTCGCCGATGTCACCGCGCTCGCGGAGCGGTGCCTGCTGGCCGAGTTGCCGGACGCGCTGCCCGTGGTGATGCGGGTCCTCGCGGACCGGGCCGCACTGGACACGGACGTCGGGCACCTCGCGCAGGCGCTGCCCGCACTGGTGCGCTCGCTGCGGTACGGGGACGTGCGGGGGACCGGTGCCGGGGGGCTCGGCGCGGTGGCCCTCGGGCTCGCCGAGCGGGTCTTCGTGGGCCTGCCGCCCGCGTGCGCGGGGCTCGACGCGGATGCGGCACTGGCCATGCGGGGGCATGTCGACGCGGTGCATCAGGCGGTCGGGCTGCTGGGTGAGCTGGCGTCGCCGTCGGACACCGGTCCGGCGGGCGGGGCGGCCGGTGCGGCGTCGGCCGCGGGGGGCGCGCAGGGAATCCGCGTCCGGTGGTACTCCGTGCTGCGGAAGCTCGCCCGGCGGGAGGCCGTCGCCGGGGTCGTACGGGGGCGGTGCGTGCGGCTGCTCCTGGACGGCGGGGAGTTGGGGGACGAGGACGTCGCCCGGCTCATGGGGCTCGCGCTCTCCCGGGGCAGCGCGCCCGCCGAGGGCGCCGCCTGGATCGAGGGGTTCGTCGGGGGCGCGTCCGGCGGCGGGATGCTGCTGGTGCACGACGAGCGGCTGCTGGGGCTGGTCGACGACTGGCTGAGCGGAGTCTCCGACGACGCGTTCACCGACGTACTGCCGCTGCTGCGGCGCACGTTCTCGGCGTACGAGCCAGGGGTGCGACGGACGTTGGGGGAGCTGGTGCGGCGTGGGCCCGGCGGGGGAGCCGGTGCGGTGGCCTCGGGCGCGGGAGGGATCCCCGGGTTCGACCCGGAGCTCGACGCCGCGCGTGCGGATGCCGTGTTGGCGGTGGTGGAGTTGTTGCTCGGGGGTGGGGCACGGGGCGGGGCCGGTGCGGGTGAGGGGCGGCTGTCCCGCGCCGGGAGAGGCGGCAGGGAGGCGGACGGCATCGGGGCGGGCGGAAACCGAGCAGGGAGCAGCGAGGTAGGTGGCACCGGCAGAGATGGCTCCGGTGCGGGCGGCGGCGTGGACGGGCACAGCGATCTTGCGGGGGTGGGGCGATGA
- a CDS encoding helix-turn-helix domain-containing protein produces the protein MPQSPATPLPSPKERRRLREAKSLSQADVAAKVGVTRETVRSWETGRTSPRGRKRDAYAKLLDAIADEQSAVVRTAEPAPPSEPSAPPVVDTPAPKPKPKNGTPHNGSAADRGRSRTRPEPTAKRASKPRATPRDSRKLPHRGLAPVGARRTAPASPGPESSERSDQPSLTPAQAFDALCAHCAPSLVRQTYLLTGHRTLARESVERAFQLAWQRWPEVAVDRDPAGWVRAAAYEYAMSPWHRFRPSQRHPDAPPAEPADRAFLAVLLSLPPAQRRTLLLYDGVGLDLPETAAETEASTPAAANRLLHAREAVAERLPELATPDALHRRLGELGGAEKLGTPKAERIRTGSEHRARFWTRTAIAFTALIIGATALTLRTAPTHYEPPQAPGKAISGVPARMGPGPLSYEETELRKKLREELASGPERLTPRPE, from the coding sequence ATGCCCCAGAGCCCTGCCACGCCTCTGCCGTCCCCCAAGGAACGCCGCAGGCTGCGCGAGGCGAAGTCGCTGAGCCAGGCCGATGTCGCCGCGAAGGTGGGCGTCACCCGCGAGACCGTGCGCTCGTGGGAGACGGGCCGCACCAGCCCGCGCGGCCGCAAGCGCGACGCGTACGCGAAGCTGCTCGACGCGATCGCGGACGAGCAGTCCGCGGTAGTCCGGACGGCCGAGCCCGCGCCCCCGTCCGAGCCCTCGGCACCACCGGTGGTCGACACCCCGGCCCCGAAGCCGAAGCCGAAGAACGGCACCCCGCACAACGGCTCCGCCGCGGACCGCGGCAGATCGCGGACCCGGCCCGAGCCCACCGCCAAACGCGCGTCGAAGCCGCGGGCCACCCCGCGCGACTCCCGCAAGCTCCCCCACCGCGGCCTGGCACCGGTCGGCGCCCGGCGGACGGCCCCCGCGTCACCCGGGCCGGAAAGCTCCGAGCGGTCGGATCAGCCCTCCCTCACCCCCGCACAGGCCTTCGACGCGCTCTGCGCCCACTGCGCCCCCAGCCTCGTACGCCAGACGTATCTGCTCACCGGGCACAGGACCCTCGCGCGGGAGTCGGTGGAGCGGGCCTTCCAACTGGCCTGGCAGCGCTGGCCCGAGGTGGCCGTCGACCGTGACCCGGCGGGCTGGGTGCGCGCGGCGGCGTACGAGTACGCGATGTCCCCCTGGCACCGCTTCCGGCCCAGCCAGCGGCACCCCGACGCACCGCCCGCCGAACCTGCCGACCGCGCCTTCCTCGCCGTACTCCTCAGCCTGCCGCCCGCGCAGCGCCGCACGCTGCTGCTCTACGACGGCGTCGGGCTCGACCTGCCCGAGACCGCGGCCGAGACCGAGGCGAGCACGCCCGCCGCGGCCAACCGGCTCCTGCACGCGCGCGAGGCGGTCGCCGAACGCCTGCCCGAACTGGCCACGCCCGACGCGCTGCACCGGCGCCTCGGCGAACTGGGCGGCGCGGAGAAGCTGGGCACGCCGAAGGCCGAACGCATCCGCACCGGCAGCGAGCACCGCGCCCGCTTCTGGACGCGCACGGCGATCGCCTTCACGGCCCTGATCATCGGCGCGACGGCCCTCACCCTGAGAACGGCCCCCACGCACTACGAGCCCCCGCAGGCACCGGGCAAGGCCATCAGCGGAGTACCGGCCCGGATGGGCCCGGGCCCGCTCTCGTACGAGGAGACGGAACTCCGCAAGAAGCTCCGCGAGGAACTGGCCAGCGGCCCGGAACGCCTGACCCCGCGGCCGGAGTAG